gcaacacaacacacatgcacacaacacacacgtacgcacgcacacaacacacacgtacaacacaacacacacgtacgcacgcacaccaacacacacgtacaacacaacacaccacgtacgcacgcacacaacacacacgtacaacacaacacacacgtacgcacgcacacaacacacaacacacacgcacacaacacacacgtacgcagcacacaacacacacgtacgcacgcaacacaacacacacgtacgcacacaacacaacacacacgtacgcacgcaaacacaacacacacgtacgcacgcaacacaacacacacgtacgcacgcaacacaacacacacgtacgcacgcaacacacacacacacgtacgcacgcaacacaacacacacgtacgcacgcaacacaacacacacgtacgcacgcaacacaacacacacgtacgcacgcaacacaacacacacgtacgcacgcacacaacacacacgtacgcacgcaacacacacgtacaacacaacacacacgtacgcacgcaacacacacgttacaacacaacacacacgtacgcacgcaacacacacgtacaacacaacacacacgtacgcacgcaacacaacacacacgtacaacacaacacacacgtacaacacaacacacacgtacgcacgcaacacacacgtacgcatgcacacaacacacacgtacaaacacaaCACCACGTACGcatgcaacacaaacacacacgtacgcacgcaacacaacacacacgtacgcacgcaacacaacacacacgtacgcacgcaacacaaacacacacgtacgcacgcacacaacacacacgtacaacacaacacacacgtacgcacgcaacacaacacacacgcacgcaacacaacacacacgtacgcacgcacgcaacacaacacacacatacgcacgcaacacaacacacacgtacgcacgcaacacaacacacacgtacgcacgcaacacaacacacacgtacgcacgcaacaccaacacacacgtacgcacgcaacacaacacacacgtacgcacgcaacacaacacacacgcacacaacacacacatacgcacgcaacacaacacacacgtacgcacgcaacacaacacacacgtacgcacgccaACCACAACCCACACGTACGCaagcaacacaacacacacgtacgcacgcaacacaacacacacgtacgcacgcaacacacacacacgtacgcacgcaaacacaacacacacgtacgcacgcaacacaacacaccacgcacacaacacacacgtacgcacgcaacacaacacacacgtacgcacgcaacacaaacacacacgtacgcatgcacacaacacacacgcacacaacacacacgtacgcacgcaacacaacacacacgtacgcacgcaacacaacacacacgtacgcacgcaacacaacacacacgtacgcacgcaaacacaacacacacgcacacaacacgtacgcacgcaacacaacacacacgtacgcacgcaacacaacacacacgtacgcatgcacacaacacacacgcacacgcacacaacacacacgtacgcacgcaacacacacgtacacacaacacacacgttacaacacaacacacacgtacacacaacacacacgtacaacacaacacacacgtacgcacgcaacacacacgtacaacacaacaccacacgtacgcacgcaacacaacacacacgtacaacacaacacacacgtacgcacgcaacacacacgtacgcacgcacacaacacacacgtacaacacaacacacacgtacgcacgcaacacaacacacacgtacgcacgcaacacaacacacacgtacacacgcaacacaacacacacgtacgcacgcacacaacacacacgtacaacacaacacacacgtacgcacgcaacccaacacacacatacgcacgcaacACAACCAccacacgtacgcacgcaacacaacacacacgtacgcacgcaacacaacacacacgtacgcacgcaacacaacccacacgtacgcacgcaacacacacacacgtacgcacgcaacacaacacgacacgtacgcacgcaacacaacacacacgcacacaacacacacatacgcacacaacacaacacacacgtacgcacgcaacacaacacacacgtacgcaccgcaacacaacacacacgtacgcacgcaacacaacacacacgtacgcacgcaacacaacacacacgtacgcacgcaacacaacacacacgtacgcacgcaacacaaacacacacgtacgcacgcaacacaacacacacgcacacaacacacacgtacgcacgcaacacaacacacacgtacgcacgcaacacaacacacacgtacgcatgcacaacaaacacacacgcacacaacacacacgtacgcacgcaacaacaacacacacgtacgcacgcaacacaacacaccacgtaccacacgcaacacaacacacacgtacgcacgccaacacaacacacacgcacacaacacacacgtacgcacgcaaacacaacacacacgtacgcacgcaacacaacacacacgtacgcatgcacacaacacacacgcacacaacacacacgtacgcacgccaacacacacgtacacacaaacacacacgtacaacacaacacacacgtacacacaacacacacgtacacacaacacacacgtacacacgcaacACAAGCACTCACCACTATCTATCCTTCTTTAGTTCTTGATACAATCATCTCAAAAAATCAACAGACGGTAAGTTTCTCAACATTGTTCTGTACACGGTTGATTCATCAAAGGACTAACTGAAAATACACCGCTACGGTTCACTAAATCTGTGTCATACACAACCGGGTGCCAGTAGTTTTCCCAGTCTGAGGCAATGTGACACTATAGTACtttgaaccccgccctgtgctactgggtcctggacttcctgacggggccgcccccaggtggtgaaggtaggcaacaacacctccactacactgaccctcaacacagaggccccACAAGGATTCagccatgactgtgtggccacgcacccctccaactcaatcatcaagtttgcagacgacacagcagtggtaggcctgatttaAAAATTCTAATAATGGTTTTTTtctctttttatttaaccaggtaggccagttgagaacacctttatttaacaggtaggctagtagagaacacctttatttaaccaggtaggccagttgagaacacctttatttaaccaggtaggccagttgagaacacctttatttaaccaggtaggctggttgagaacacctttattttaaccaggtaggctagttgagaacacctttatttaaccaggtaggccagtgagaacacctttatttaatcaggtaggctggttgagaacacctttatttaaccaggtaggccagttgagaacacctttatttaaccaggtaggctggttgagaacacctttattaaccaggtaggccagttgagaacacctttatttaaccaggtaggccagttgagaacacctttatttaaccaggtaggccagttgagaacacctttatttaaccaggtaggctagtagagaacacctttatttaaccaggtaggctagtagagaacacctttatttaaccaggtaggctagtagagaacacctttatttaaccaggtaggctagtagagaacacctttatttaaccaggtaggctagtgagaacaagttctcatttacaactgcgacctggccaagataaagcaaagcagtgcgacagaaacaacaacaacagagttacacatggaataaacaagtgtacagtcaataaaacaatagGAGAataacaaagtctatatacagtgatatatatatatatatatatacagtcctGTAACAACAGGACCTGTTTCCCTTCCTCCCTCAAAATTCTCTCCCAAAAATCAATCAGTACCTGGTCATTGAAGGTAACCATGGCGACTCTGCGGTGAGGTGAGGTCTGCAGCAGAGAGGACAGCGCCCTCTGGAGGGCATCCTGAAtactctacagagagagagagagagagaggagagagaggagagagcattgGCATACACTACGTtgctaaaagtatgtggacacctgcttgtcaagctgtaatcgcagcaaaaggtggcgctacaaagtattaacttaagggggctgaataattttgcacgcccaatttttccgttttgatttgttaaaaaagtttgaaatatccaataaatgtcgttccacttcatgattgtgtcccacttgttgttgattcttcacacaaaaagacagttttatatctttatgtttgaagcctgaaatgtggcaaaaggtcgcaaatttcacgggggccgaatactttctcaaggcactgtatatactggatTCACAGCTCGGTCTAATATATCTCCTGTTGTAAATATCCTTCTTAGTATAGCTTCTGGAATCCAGTCTACAGACTTCTAGAATGCATTTTGATTACCGTTGCTATTTGGGTTGATAATTAGATTTGTTTTGACGtttcttaatttctttctttctttttattttttaaatgaacttCTTTGACTTTtgactgcattgttaggagctagtaacttAAACATGTCACTCACTGCATAgtctataacatctgctaaactgtgtatgcgaccaatgaAGTTTGATTTGAAATAGACCAGTCCCTCTTATATAAATACAGAatctgaacactggaacaaacgTACGTACCTGTAGTCTGGAGACATAGGTTGGTGACCTCATAGCCTTCCCTGGGGAGACCTGGGaagaaaatatagaaaatataGATGCAATGGGATAGAGATACagcttgtagacagacagacagacagacagacagacagacagacagacagacagacagacagacagacagacagacagacagacagacaggacagacagacagacagacagacagacagacagacaaagagagtgacagacagacagacagacagacagacagacagacagacagacagacagacagacagacagacagacagacagacagacagacagacagacagacagacaacataccTCAGAGGTGGCACTCATGCTCCCAGATATATCAACACAGAAGACCACCATGACATCCTCCAGGTTCTCGTAGTCCTGGTCTGTCTGACGGGGGAGGTAGATcacatctctccctctaggaGCTCCTCTGACCTTCAGGCCCACCTTGGAACCAACTTTCAGGTCTGGGGTAGACAGGTTGTTCTGGAGACCACAGAACTCACACTGCCacaccttgagagagagagagagagagagagagagaagagagagagagagagagagagagagagagagagagagagagagagagagagagagagagagaggagagagagagagagagagagagagagagagagagagaagagagagagagagagagagagacagagaagagagagagagagagagagagagagagacacagagagagagagagagagagagagagagagagagagagagagagagacagagcagaattaggccaatacccactcattatcaaaatccagaaaagagccgttaaattctataaccacctaaaaggaagcgattcccaaaccttccacaacaaatcacctacagagagatgaacctgaagaaaagtcccctaagcaagctggtcctggggctctgttcacaaacacaaacacaccctacagagccccaggacagcagcacaattagacccaaccaaatcatgagaaaacaaaaagataattacttgacacattggaaagaattaacaaaacaaCTGAGCAAACtacaatgctatttggccctacacagagagtacacagcggcagaatacctgaccactgtgactgacccaaaattaaggaaagctttgactatgtacagactcagtgagcatagccttgctattgagaaaggccgccgtaggcagacatggctctcaagagaagacaggctatgtgcacactgcccacaaaatgaggtggaaactgagctgcacttcctaacctcctgcccaatgtatgaccatattagagacacatatttccctcagattacacagatccacaaagaattcgaaaacaaacccaattttgataaactcccatatctactgggtgaaataccacagtgtgtcatcacagcagcaagatgtgtgacctgttgccacaagaaaagggcaaccagtgaagaacacacaccattgtaaatacaacccatatttatgcttatttattttatcctgtgtcctttaccatttgtacattgttataacactgtatatataatatgacatttgtaatgtctttattgtttagaaacttctgtgagtgtaatgtttactgttaatttttattgtttattgactttatatattatctacctcacttgttttggcaatgttaacatatgtttcccatgccagtaaagccccttgaattgaattgaattgagagagagagacagagagagagagagagtgttaactCACGGCAGTGTCCTGTGTGTTATGTACAGAGCTCAGGGAGGACAGGGCAGCACTGCATCTCCCACAATGCTTCACTGGACTCTGAGTGCTCTGGATGCCAGATGCtgtggagtggagggagagataattatgtgtgtgtgtgtgtgtgtgtgtgtgtgtgtgtgtgtgtgtgtgtgtgatagtgtgtgtgtgtgtgtgtgtgtgtgtgtgtgtgtgtgtgtgtgtggtgtgtgtgtggtgtgtgtgtgtgtgtggtgtgtgtgtgtgtgtgtgtgtgtgtgtgtgtgtgtgtgtgtgtgtgtgtgtgtgtgtgtgtgtgtgtgtgtgtgtgtgtgtgtgtgtgtgtgtgtgtgtgtgtgtgtgtgtgtgtgtgtgtgtgtgtgtgtgtgtgtgtgtgtgtgtgtgtgtgtgtgtgtgtgtgtgtgtgtgtgtgtgtgtgtgtgtgtgtgtgtgtacctctacTCATGTCTACCAGACGtccaacactgagagagagaacgTTAACGTTAGCCTTCAATCTTATGCTCTGCTCTCCTTGGCCCTCCAAACctgagaatacacacacacacagagtcttgTTTAACTAatcttgtggggacacacaattcagtcccattcaagaTCCTAACCCCTAACGCCTGACATTAACATTAGCCCCaaaaccaaaccctaacccaaacctagccccaaaccctaacccaactctaGCCCCAAACCCtagccccaaaccctaacccaaccctaaccccaaaccctaacccaaccctaggcccaaaccctaacccattcCTAGCCCCAAACCCTAGCCCAACCCTAGCCCCAAGCCCTACCCCAACCCtagccccaaaccctaaccccaaagcctaacccaacccctaaccctagccccgaACCCTAGCCCcgaaccctagcccctaaccctagccccaaaccctaacccaaccctagcaCCTAACGCTAGCCCCAAACCCTATCCCAACCCTAGCCCCAAAACCtagccccaaaccctaaccccaaacccaaaccctaacccaaccctagccccaaaacctaaccccaaaccctaacccaaccctagccccaaaccctaacccaaccctagccccaaaccctaacccaaccctaacccaaccctagccccaaaccctaacccaaccctagccccaaaccctaacccaaccctagccccaaaacctagccccaaaccctaaccctagccccaaaccctaaccccaaaccctaacccaaccctagccctaaaccctgacccaaccctaacccaatcctagccccaaaccctaacccaaccctagcccCAAACCAGAACTGAACCCTAGCCCCAAAACCtagccccaaaccctaaccctagccccaaaccctaaccccaaaccctaacccaaccctagcccTAAACCCTGACCCAACCCTATCCCCAAACCCTAATccaacactaacccaaccctagccccaaactctaacccaaccctagccccaaaccctaacccaaccctagccccaaacactaacccaaccctagccccaaaccctaacccaaccctagcccCAAACACTAACTCAACCCTAGCCCCAAAACCtagccccaaaccctaaccccaaacctaacccaaccctaaccctaaccctagccccaaaccctaaccccaaaccctaacccaaccctagcccTAAACCCTGACCCAACCCTATCCCCAAACCCTAATccaacactaacccaaccctagcctcaaaccctaacccaaccctagccccaaaccctaacccaaccctagccccaaaccctaaccccacaacctaaccCAACAATAGCCCCAAACCCtagccccaaaccctaacccaaacctagccccaaaccctaacccaaacctagacccaaaccctaaccccaaccctaacccaaccctagccccataccctagccccaaaccctaacccaaccctagccccaaaccctaacccctaacccaaacctagcCACAAACCCTAGCcacaaaccctaacccaaccctaactccAAACCCTAATCCAACCCtagccccaaaccctaaccccaaaccctaacccaaccctagtcCCAACCcaaccccaaaccctaacccaaccctagccccaaaccctaacccaatcctagccccaaaccctaaccctagccccaaaccctaacccaaccctagccccaaaccctaacccaactctaaccccaaaccctaacccattcCTATCCCCAAACCCTACCCCAACCCtagccccaaaccctaaccctaaccctaaccctaaccctaaccctaaccctaaccctaccctagcccccaaccctagccctaaccctagctccaaaccctaaccctaaccctaaccctagccccaaaccctaacccaaatcctaacccaaccctagtccctaaccctagccccaaaccccaaccctagccccaaaccctaacccaaccctagccccaaaccctaaccccaaatcctagccccaaaccctaacccaaccctagccccaaaacctagccccaaaccctaaccccaaaccctaacccaaccctagccctaaaccctgacccaaccctaacccaatcctagccccaaaccctaacccaaccctagcccCAAACCAGAACTGAACCCTAGCCCCAAAACCtagccccaaaccctaaccctagccccaaaccctaaccccaaaccctaacccaaccctagccctaaaccctaacccaaccctagcccTAAACCCTGACCCAACCCTATCCCCAAACCCTAATccaacactaacccaaccctagccccaaactctaacccaaccctagccccaaaccctaacccaaccctagccccaaacactaacccaaccctagccccaaaccctaacccaaccctagcccCAAACCCTAGCCccaaacactaacccaaccctagcCCCAAAACCTatccccaaaccctaaccccaaacctaacccaaccctaaccctaaccctagccccaaaccctaaccccaaaccctaacccaaccctagcccTAAACCCTGACCCAACCCTATCCCCAAACCCTAATccaacactaacccaaccctagcctcaaaccctaacccaaccctagccccaaaccctaacccaaccctagccccaaaccctaaccccacaacctaaccCAACAATAGCCCCAAACCCtagccccaaaccctaacccaaacctagccccaaaccctaacccaaacctagacccacaccctaaccccaaaccctaacccaaccctagccccataccctagccccaaaccctaacccaaccctagccccaaaccctaacccctaacccaaacctagcCACAAACCCTAGCcacaaaccctaacccaaccctaactccAAACCCTAATCCAACCCtagccccaaaccctaaccccaaaccctaacccaaccctagtcCCAAACCcaaccccaaaccctaacccaaccctagccccaaaccctaacccaaccctaacccaacactaaccccaaaccctaacccaaccctagccccaaaccctaacccaaccctagccctaaaccctatcccaaccctaacccaaccctagccccaaaccctagccccaaaccctaacccaatcctagccccaaaccctaaccctagccccaaaccctaacccaaccctagccccaaaccctaacccaactctaaccccaaaccctaacccaaccctaacccaaccctagccccaaaccctaacccattcCTATCCCCAAACCCTACCCCAACCCtagccccaaaccctaacccaaccctaacccaaccctagccccaaaccctaacccattcCTATCCCCAAACCCTACCCCAACCCtagccccaaaccctaacccaaccttaGCCCCAAACCCTACCCCAACCCtagccccaaaccctaacccaaccctagcccctaaacctaacccccaaccctagcccctaaccctagcccctaaccctagccccaaaccctaacctaaccctagccccaaaccctaacccctaaccctagcccctaaccctagccccaaaccctagccccaaaccctaacccaaccctagcacctaaccctagccccaaaccctaacccaaccctagcccccaaccctagccctaaccctagctccaaaccctaaccctaaccctaaccctagccccaaaccctaacccaaatcctaacccaaccctagtccctaaccctagccccaaaccccaaccctagccccaaaccctaacccaaccctagccccaaaccctaaccccaaatcctagccccaaaccctaaccccaaatcctagccccaaaccctaaccccaaaccctagccctagccccaAACCATACCCCCAAACCATACCCCCAAACAttaaccccaaaccctaaccccaacccctagaaatagcatttgatgTCGTGGGGACAAACTAAATGTCCCCAGTTTGTCAAATGTATGTTTGTttgctattcttgtggggacttctggtctaTAGTTTAAACATGTCCACAGGATGTTTATAAACGACTGATCTTTACATACACCAGTACAGCCTACATCTAACAACTAGGGCTGTTTTCAGAACCAACACACAGAATCCTGTCACCTCGGGGtggtagagggggaggcagggagggtagaggggcaggcagggagggaagagggggaggccGAAAAGTGGGTTGAGGGTGGGGCTTCTGAGAACCGAACTGTCGAGGGGGCAGAGCTGGAGGCATTATACCCGGTTCTGAAGCAAAGGAAACAGACACAGACtgttacagcactttgtgacatctgctgatgtaaacacacaaaaaagagctttacaaatacatttgattgacatcatcatcatcattcgtAACACCACAGAGCTTGTGTGGGTGGTGAGAGGAAACGTCTGATGAGAATGAATCTAGTGTGTGCGGTGTCGTGTCAGTACAGTACCTGGCCGGGAGATGACCGCGATGCGATTGTCGTACATGTGCTCTTTGACAGACAGTCTAAGGGGTTCACCTAGACCTGGGGTCACCCCCTCACCTGACCTCCCCTCTACACTCTCTGGTCTCCAGTTACACACTACATGACTGCAGGCAAACTCCatctgggggggagagagagagagagagagagagagagagagagagagaaagagagagagagagagagagagagagaaagagaaaagggggtgaagagagagagagagagagagagtgagagaaagagagggtgaagagagagagagagagagacagagagagagagagagaaagcgtgagagagagagaaagggagggagggtgaagagagagagagagagagagagtgagagaaagggagggtgaagagagagagagacagagagagagagagaaagcgtgagagagagagaaagggaggaagggtgaagagagagagagagagtggtagagagagagagagacagagagaaggtgggagagagagagagagagagagagagagagagagagagagagagaggggtgtgtgagagagagaggtagagaggaagtaTCAGTTATTTCTCTCAACCTCAGCCATTTCTTCATACCCATTCACCGTTGTCATCAAAAACAAAGGGCATAACCTTTCTacttcagtgtctctctctctttctctgtgaccctttgatgtttgcagatctgtagggtctggataggtataaacagtatagtggtggggtctggataggtataaacagtatagtggtgtatctgtagggtctggataggtataaacagtatagtagtggatctgtagggtctggataggtataaacagtatagtggTGGGGTCTGGATAGGTGTAAACagtatagtggtggatctgtAGGGTTTGGATAGGTATAaatagtatagtggtggatctgtagggtctggataggtataaacagtatagtggtggatctgtagcgtctggataggtataaacagtatagtggtggggtttggataggtataaacagtgtatctgtagggtctggataggtataaacagtatagtagtggatatgtagggtctggataggtataaacagtatagtggtggggtctggataggtataaacagtatagtagtgtatcTGTAGGGTCTGaataggtataaacagtatagtagtggatctgtagggtctggataggtataaacattatagtggtggatctgtagggtctggataggtataaacagtatagtagtggatctgtagggtctggataggtataaacagtatagtggtggatctgtagggtctggataggtataaacagtatagtggtggatctgtagggtctggataggtataaacagtatagtggtggatctgtagggtctggataggtataaacagtatagtagtggatctgtagggtctggataggtataaacagtatagtggtggggtctggataggtataaacagtatagtagtgtatctgtagggtctggataggtataaacagtatagtggtggatctgtagggtctggataggtataaacagtatagtagtggatctgtagggtctggataggtataaaaagtatagtggtggatctgtagggtctggataggtataaacagtatagtggtgtatctgtagggtctggataggtataaacagtatagtagtggatctgtagggtctggataggtataaacagtgtatctgtagggtctggataggtataaacagtatagtagtggatctgtagggtctggataggtataaacagtatagtggtggggtctggataggtataaaaaGTATAGTGGTGTATatgtagggtctggataggtataaacagtatagtagtggatctgtagggtctggataggtataaacagtatagtggTGGGGTCTGGATAGGTGTAAACagtatagtggtggatctgtAGGGTTTGGATAGGTATAaatagtatagtggtggatctgtagggtctggataggtataaacagtatagtggtggatctgtagcgtctggataggtataaacagtatagtggtggggtttggataggtataaacagtgtatctgtagggtctggataggtataaacagtatagtagtggatatgtagggtctggataggtataaacagtatagtggtggggtctggataggtataaacagtatagtagtgtatcTGTAGGGTCTGaataggtataaacagtatagtagtggatctgtagggtctggata
The genomic region above belongs to Oncorhynchus kisutch isolate 150728-3 linkage group LG16, Okis_V2, whole genome shotgun sequence and contains:
- the LOC116353931 gene encoding circularly permutated Ras protein 1-like isoform X2 codes for the protein MEFACSHVVCNWRPESVEGRSGEGVTPGLGEPLRLSVKEHMYDNRIAVISRPEPGIMPPALPPRQFGSQKPHPQPTFRPPPLPSLPAPLPSLPPPLPPRGLEGQGEQSIRLKANVNVLSLSVGRLVDMSRASGIQSTQSPVKHCGRCSAALSSLSSVHNTQDTAVWQCEFCGLQNNLSTPDLKVGSKVGLKVRGAPRGRDVIYLPRQTDQDYENLEDVMVVFCVDISGSMSATSEVSPGKAMRSPTYVSRLQSIQDALQRALSSLLQTSPHRRVAMVTFNDQVVVYGDGSGVPVSLRDWAINNTPSPSPPSLPL
- the LOC116353931 gene encoding circularly permutated Ras protein 1-like isoform X1 is translated as MEFACSHVVCNWRPESVEGRSGEGVTPGLGEPLRLSVKEHMYDNRIAVISRPEPGIMPPALPPRQFGSQKPHPQPTFRPPPLPSLPAPLPSLPPPLPPRGLEGQGEQSIRLKANVNVLSLSVGRLVDMSRASGIQSTQSPVKHCGRCSAALSSLSSVHNTQDTAVWQCEFCGLQNNLSTPDLKVGSKVGLKVRGAPRGRDVIYLPRQTDQDYENLEDVMVVFCVDISGSMSATSEVSPGKAMRSPTYVSRLQSIQDALQRALSSLLQTSPHRRVAMVTFNDQVVVYGDGSGVPVSLRDWALVDSDYLRQQGKQYNTPHCIAESYQHLSLRVKE